In Desulfonatronospira thiodismutans ASO3-1, a single window of DNA contains:
- a CDS encoding HD domain-containing phosphohydrolase, whose amino-acid sequence MQKYDQGKKATVLVVDDEESLREICQDALKDEGYEVLQAEDGVQAKEQIARHQDIDLIISDLRMPRLGGLELLQYTAEHNLDIDFLVMTGFASIETAVECIKTGAADYLPKPFNISHLLVKVDKVIRNRQSRQERNRLSNIVRMLNVSNALNAQLDLKSICYEFVSQVQKNFRPDSVVLFLIKEEKNSLVKYVVRGRTLRENPKLFSELKGLGEKSVRESRSFLLDKGNAREYLKADPGKFQHSILISPLYSQHNRVGAVVLLREEDNLFTNEDLQLLGVFAAHAATAMQNARMYGKMRDKNLDIIRSYAKAVEAKDYYTKGHSERVAVYAMKLGSRLKLDSKELEDLYTAGVLHDIGKIGIPDHILNKPSQLTDEEFRVMQSHPGIARDILAQLWSLNDILPVVYHHHERVDGGGYPESLSNGQIPFLAKLISVVDAFEAMTSDRAYRDALTWEKARDILEQGSGTQWEDELVQEWIKLVQETGLENIQKDIQSSPAAFKG is encoded by the coding sequence ATGCAAAAATATGATCAGGGGAAAAAAGCTACGGTCCTGGTGGTGGACGATGAAGAAAGCCTGCGCGAGATTTGCCAGGATGCCCTGAAGGATGAAGGATACGAGGTATTGCAGGCTGAAGACGGCGTGCAGGCAAAGGAGCAGATTGCCAGGCATCAGGATATTGACCTGATTATTTCCGATCTTCGAATGCCCCGCCTGGGAGGCCTGGAGCTTCTGCAGTATACAGCCGAGCACAATCTGGATATAGATTTTCTGGTTATGACCGGTTTTGCCAGTATTGAAACCGCTGTGGAGTGCATCAAGACCGGGGCAGCGGATTATCTGCCCAAGCCTTTCAATATCAGCCATCTGCTGGTCAAAGTGGACAAGGTCATCAGAAACAGGCAGTCCCGCCAGGAGCGCAACCGCCTGAGCAATATCGTCAGGATGCTAAATGTCAGCAATGCCCTGAACGCCCAGCTGGACCTGAAATCCATCTGCTACGAATTTGTATCCCAGGTCCAGAAGAATTTCCGGCCCGACAGCGTGGTCCTTTTTCTAATCAAGGAGGAAAAGAATTCTCTGGTCAAATATGTGGTCAGGGGCAGAACATTAAGGGAGAATCCGAAACTTTTCTCTGAACTCAAAGGCCTTGGGGAAAAATCTGTCCGGGAGAGCAGGTCCTTCCTTCTGGACAAGGGCAATGCCAGGGAATATCTCAAGGCTGATCCTGGAAAGTTTCAGCATTCCATCTTGATCTCCCCCCTTTATTCCCAGCACAACAGGGTTGGGGCCGTGGTTCTCCTGCGCGAGGAAGACAACCTGTTCACCAATGAAGACCTCCAGCTTCTGGGAGTTTTTGCCGCCCATGCGGCTACAGCCATGCAAAACGCCAGAATGTACGGCAAGATGCGGGATAAAAACCTGGACATCATCAGGTCCTACGCCAAGGCGGTGGAAGCCAAGGATTATTATACAAAGGGGCATTCCGAGCGGGTGGCGGTTTATGCCATGAAGCTCGGAAGCAGGCTCAAGCTTGACTCCAAGGAACTGGAAGACCTGTACACAGCAGGGGTGCTGCACGATATTGGGAAAATAGGAATCCCTGATCATATCCTGAACAAACCATCCCAGCTGACAGATGAAGAGTTCAGGGTCATGCAGAGCCATCCCGGCATTGCCAGGGATATCCTGGCCCAGCTCTGGTCCTTAAACGACATTCTGCCCGTGGTATATCATCATCACGAACGTGTGGATGGCGGAGGTTATCCAGAAAGTTTGAGCAACGGCCAGATTCCCTTTCTGGCCAAACTTATAAGCGTTGTGGATGCCTTTGAAGCCATGACTTCTGACCGGGCCTACCGCGACGCCCTGACCTGGGAGAAGGCCAGAGATATCCTGGAACAGGGAAGCGGAACCCAGTGGGAAGATGAGCTGGTGCAGGAGTGGATCAAGCTGGTCCAGGAGACAGGCCTGGAGAATATCCAGAAGGATATTCAATCAAGTCCCGCAGCCTTCAAGGGGTAA
- a CDS encoding protein-glutamate methylesterase/protein-glutamine glutaminase yields the protein MIRVVVVDDSAFMRKAISTMLQKDPEIEVAGVARNGQEGLDMVRKLNPDVVTLDIEMPVMDGLTALKHIMMEMPRPVIMVSSLTTEGGEATLKAMEYGAVDFIPKQLSKVSLDIVKIEKTLQSKVKTVVQKKGSQAGAVARSKPRTAKEVSRTIQDRPRGKVVRDIVVIGVSTGGPPAVQKVLCELPPDFPAGILIAQHMPGAFTGPFAKRLNDASSLWVKEAEDGDVLSPGRVFIAPGGRHLILNPRASRIELSVTAKPEDVIYKPSVNVLFSSAASGPGHRTVGVVMTGMGSDGLLGARDLKAKKGVLLAQSEETCVVYGMPRAVIEEGLADQVLSLDDMAQAITNHLYET from the coding sequence GTGATCAGAGTCGTAGTAGTTGACGATTCGGCCTTCATGCGCAAGGCAATCAGCACCATGCTTCAGAAGGACCCCGAGATCGAAGTGGCGGGGGTGGCCAGAAACGGCCAGGAAGGCTTAGATATGGTGCGCAAGCTGAATCCGGATGTAGTTACTCTGGATATTGAGATGCCGGTCATGGACGGGCTTACCGCCCTGAAACACATCATGATGGAAATGCCCAGGCCGGTGATTATGGTCAGCTCACTGACCACCGAAGGCGGAGAGGCCACCCTGAAGGCCATGGAATACGGGGCGGTGGACTTTATCCCCAAGCAGCTCTCCAAGGTCAGCCTGGACATAGTAAAGATCGAGAAGACCCTGCAGTCCAAGGTCAAGACAGTGGTTCAGAAAAAGGGGAGTCAGGCCGGAGCCGTGGCCAGGAGCAAACCAAGAACAGCTAAGGAGGTTTCCAGAACCATTCAGGACAGGCCCAGGGGAAAAGTGGTCCGGGACATAGTGGTTATAGGGGTTTCCACGGGAGGACCTCCGGCGGTGCAGAAGGTGCTCTGCGAACTCCCCCCGGATTTCCCCGCCGGGATCCTCATCGCCCAGCATATGCCGGGTGCATTCACGGGTCCCTTTGCCAAACGTCTGAACGACGCTTCTTCCCTCTGGGTAAAGGAGGCTGAAGACGGGGATGTCTTGTCCCCGGGGCGGGTCTTTATAGCCCCCGGTGGCAGGCACCTGATTCTAAACCCCAGGGCTTCAAGGATCGAACTGTCCGTAACAGCCAAGCCCGAGGATGTTATATACAAACCCTCGGTCAATGTGCTTTTCAGTTCTGCGGCCAGCGGCCCGGGGCACAGGACGGTTGGGGTTGTCATGACCGGAATGGGCAGCGACGGCCTGCTCGGGGCCAGGGACCTCAAGGCGAAAAAGGGTGTGCTCCTGGCTCAGAGCGAAGAGACCTGTGTGGTATACGGCATGCCCCGGGCGGTCATAGAAGAGGGGCTGGCCGACCAGGTGCTAAGCCTTGACGACATGGCCCAGGCCATTACAAACCACCTGTACGAGACGTGA
- a CDS encoding CheR family methyltransferase: MNSPFSQSITFKKELKIDDQEFKQLRDFIYEKSGIYIGDNRKYLLENRLGNRLKAHNLKSFKEYAYFLRYDSQRNEELAKLFEVITTNETSFFRNPPQIKIFQDQILKDIIKAKKARGEKKLTIWSAGCSTGEEPYTLSIVLHEVLQHELGSWKPKIIANDLSNAVLSAARRGIYTQYALRTTPPEIIKRYFVEESEGKFRVQDRVKDLVQFGQINLSDRFQLKKVERSDVIFCRNVIIYFDDEMKKNVINSFYDNLLPGGYLFIGHSESLHNISRAFKPLHYPGSIVYLKEK; encoded by the coding sequence ATGAATTCGCCATTTTCCCAAAGCATAACCTTCAAGAAAGAACTGAAGATCGATGACCAGGAATTCAAGCAGCTGCGCGACTTTATATATGAAAAAAGCGGCATCTATATCGGGGACAACAGGAAATACCTTCTGGAAAACAGGCTGGGCAACAGGCTCAAGGCCCACAACCTCAAGAGCTTTAAAGAGTATGCCTATTTTTTGCGCTATGATTCCCAGCGCAATGAGGAGCTGGCCAAGCTTTTCGAGGTGATAACCACCAATGAGACCAGCTTTTTCCGCAATCCGCCCCAGATAAAGATTTTTCAGGACCAGATCCTCAAGGATATTATAAAGGCCAAAAAGGCCAGAGGTGAAAAAAAGCTGACCATTTGGTCCGCCGGATGCTCCACAGGAGAGGAGCCGTATACCCTGTCCATAGTGCTGCATGAGGTCCTGCAGCACGAGCTCGGCTCCTGGAAGCCAAAAATCATCGCCAACGACCTGTCCAATGCGGTTCTCTCGGCGGCCAGGCGGGGCATATACACGCAGTATGCCCTGAGAACCACCCCGCCGGAAATCATCAAAAGGTATTTTGTTGAAGAATCCGAGGGCAAGTTCAGAGTCCAGGACAGGGTCAAGGACCTGGTGCAGTTCGGCCAGATCAACCTGAGCGACCGTTTTCAGCTCAAAAAGGTGGAGCGCTCAGACGTGATTTTCTGCCGCAATGTGATTATATATTTTGACGACGAAATGAAAAAGAACGTCATAAATTCATTTTATGACAACCTGTTGCCGGGGGGATACCTTTTTATCGGCCATTCCGAGTCTTTGCACAACATCAGCCGGGCCTTCAAACCCCTGCATTATCCGGGGTCCATTGTGTACCTCAAGGAAAAATAA
- a CDS encoding ParA family protein: protein MPGEVLAIANQKGGVGKTTTALNLGSSLAGLKKKVLVMDLDPHACASIHLAFYPEQVTHSALDIFKAYPDFEGTYNTCVYKNRQGLLFDFVPSSIQLSELDADLRDVSGKGLILKKWIDGLRNDYDVIIIDCPPQMGIILVNSLVAADLVIIPTQTDFLALHGFKLIFDTMRLLNKALKRPIKYKVLATMYDRRASACRRVLNTLHRKMGPERLFETVINTDTKFREASARGRVIHDYAPRSRGALEYYKLAREILKK, encoded by the coding sequence TTGCCTGGAGAGGTGCTTGCAATAGCCAACCAGAAAGGCGGGGTGGGCAAGACGACTACAGCGCTGAATCTGGGTTCGTCTCTGGCCGGGCTCAAGAAAAAGGTCCTGGTCATGGATCTTGATCCCCATGCCTGCGCCTCCATTCACCTGGCCTTTTACCCGGAACAGGTGACTCATTCCGCCCTTGACATTTTTAAGGCATACCCGGATTTTGAAGGCACGTACAATACCTGTGTGTATAAAAACAGGCAGGGCCTTCTTTTCGATTTTGTCCCCAGCAGCATTCAGCTCTCGGAACTGGACGCGGATCTGCGGGACGTTTCCGGAAAAGGGCTGATTCTTAAAAAATGGATTGACGGACTACGAAATGATTATGATGTCATAATCATAGACTGCCCTCCGCAGATGGGCATTATCCTGGTGAATTCACTGGTGGCCGCCGACCTGGTGATTATTCCCACGCAGACCGATTTTCTCGCCCTGCACGGGTTCAAGCTCATTTTCGATACCATGCGGCTGTTAAACAAAGCCCTGAAAAGGCCGATAAAATATAAAGTGCTGGCTACAATGTACGACAGAAGGGCCAGTGCCTGCCGCCGGGTTCTAAATACCCTGCACAGGAAAATGGGGCCGGAAAGACTTTTCGAGACAGTGATAAACACTGATACCAAGTTCAGGGAAGCAAGCGCCAGGGGCAGGGTCATACATGACTATGCCCCGAGGTCCAGGGGCGCTTTGGAGTATTACAAGCTGGCCCGGGAGATACTTAAAAAATGA
- a CDS encoding PilZ domain-containing protein codes for MQKQEERRQYVRIPKNYRVELQPLEFPLAAQKKIRVESADISSGGLRLSCDEKFGEGQTVQVRVYISGLNKHHPGFFKVFESDAGQYLQAVSEVSWVREKVAFELYEMGLKFVDVYEDDWQALKTMLDRMQ; via the coding sequence ATGCAGAAGCAAGAAGAGCGCAGGCAGTATGTGCGCATTCCAAAGAACTACAGGGTGGAGCTTCAACCTCTGGAATTTCCCCTGGCCGCCCAGAAAAAGATCAGGGTGGAGTCAGCGGATATAAGTTCCGGGGGACTCAGGCTCAGCTGCGATGAAAAGTTCGGTGAAGGCCAGACAGTCCAGGTCCGGGTATATATTTCCGGGCTGAACAAACATCACCCCGGTTTTTTCAAGGTGTTTGAAAGCGATGCCGGGCAGTATCTTCAGGCGGTGTCAGAGGTGAGCTGGGTCCGGGAGAAGGTTGCTTTTGAGCTCTACGAGATGGGGCTTAAGTTCGTGGATGTCTACGAGGACGACTGGCAGGCCCTGAAGACCATGCTGGACAGGATGCAGTAA
- a CDS encoding HEAT repeat domain-containing protein: MHQDQQEILRLLQSENQADQREGAFLARDIKLAAAVPHLVELLQSRSIGVQEASDMALRKIGGAGSVNALIPLLSSDSPPVRNLAMDILRHIGHQDMDALLGLLKNEDPDLRIFAADILGSTRSYLAVSPLCELLLKDPEVNVRYQAAVSLGDLGRSGATECLNRAFMDEEWVQYAVVEALSKLRDESSVKVLIQALGNSSELVCSMIVDALGEMGNIKSVPMLLKRMEDSPAALRNKIVKAVIKILGGKALTFLSNKEKEKLHEYLLAAVNDDETDIQDAAILGLGYVGQERATRKILERATRMDPEHEEDRLNRAQQSLVSIGCNESLVEGLFSDDETLSLLAVKALGSIGGNEAVTNLMSAFPRKHRDLQREIAWVLHDCAGWEARDFFVQILREHQDGDVLKAGLGFIGNRLQDEDSVFVLMGFLEHPWDDVKETALEAVLSIGGDKVLEHFQNMLTSREIIHRVMAVYAMGKLGAASSLESLSRALGDEAYEVRKIALEALGHICPEDRNVLPLVVQALQDENREVRRGVVELLDECPHPDTHFYLLKALEDPDEWVRVRVIEALGRNRVKEHIPEMLSIWERSSQLVKIKIVEALGSIGGQTAFRSLLDILDYGDPEIQDAAERALDKLQEQGTEQGQE, translated from the coding sequence ATGCATCAGGACCAACAGGAGATACTAAGGCTCTTGCAGAGCGAAAACCAGGCGGACCAGCGTGAAGGGGCCTTTCTGGCCCGGGATATAAAACTGGCGGCGGCGGTTCCCCACCTGGTGGAACTTTTGCAAAGCCGAAGCATCGGGGTGCAGGAGGCTTCGGACATGGCCCTGCGCAAGATCGGCGGTGCCGGAAGCGTAAACGCTCTCATCCCCCTTCTGTCCAGCGATTCCCCCCCGGTGCGCAATCTGGCCATGGATATCCTGAGGCATATCGGACACCAGGACATGGACGCCCTGCTGGGACTGCTCAAGAACGAAGACCCGGACCTGCGGATTTTTGCCGCGGACATCCTGGGCTCCACCAGATCCTACCTGGCTGTGAGCCCCCTGTGCGAGCTTCTTCTCAAGGACCCGGAGGTCAATGTCCGCTACCAGGCTGCTGTGAGCCTGGGGGATCTGGGCAGATCCGGGGCCACGGAGTGTCTGAACCGGGCCTTCATGGATGAGGAATGGGTGCAGTATGCAGTGGTGGAAGCCCTGTCCAAGCTGCGGGACGAGTCTTCGGTCAAGGTGCTTATTCAGGCCCTGGGCAACAGTTCGGAACTGGTGTGCTCCATGATAGTCGACGCCCTGGGGGAGATGGGCAACATTAAATCCGTGCCCATGCTGCTCAAGCGCATGGAGGATTCTCCGGCGGCCCTGCGCAACAAGATAGTCAAGGCAGTGATCAAGATCCTGGGCGGCAAGGCCCTGACATTCCTGAGCAACAAGGAAAAGGAAAAACTGCATGAATATCTGCTGGCGGCTGTAAACGACGATGAGACTGATATACAGGACGCGGCGATACTGGGGCTTGGCTACGTGGGCCAGGAAAGGGCGACCCGCAAGATTCTGGAGCGCGCGACCCGGATGGATCCGGAGCATGAAGAGGACAGGCTGAACAGAGCCCAGCAGTCCCTGGTATCCATAGGTTGCAATGAGTCCCTGGTGGAGGGCCTTTTCTCGGATGACGAAACCCTGTCCTTACTGGCGGTAAAGGCTCTGGGCAGCATCGGCGGCAATGAGGCGGTGACAAACCTCATGAGCGCTTTTCCCCGGAAACACCGTGATCTGCAAAGGGAGATCGCCTGGGTGCTTCATGACTGTGCCGGCTGGGAGGCCAGGGATTTTTTTGTGCAGATTCTGCGGGAACATCAGGACGGGGATGTGCTCAAGGCGGGACTGGGCTTTATCGGAAACAGACTGCAGGACGAAGACAGTGTTTTTGTTCTCATGGGGTTTCTGGAGCACCCCTGGGACGACGTCAAGGAGACCGCCCTGGAAGCAGTTTTGAGTATCGGCGGGGACAAGGTCCTGGAGCACTTTCAGAATATGCTCACCAGCCGGGAGATCATTCACAGGGTCATGGCGGTTTACGCCATGGGCAAGCTGGGCGCTGCCAGCAGCCTTGAGAGCCTTTCCAGGGCCCTGGGTGACGAGGCTTACGAGGTCAGAAAAATCGCCCTGGAGGCCCTGGGCCATATCTGTCCCGAAGACAGAAATGTTCTGCCCCTGGTGGTCCAGGCCCTTCAGGATGAAAACAGGGAAGTCAGACGGGGGGTTGTGGAGCTTCTGGATGAATGCCCTCACCCGGATACCCATTTTTACCTGCTCAAGGCCCTGGAAGATCCCGATGAATGGGTCAGAGTCAGGGTGATAGAGGCCCTGGGCAGAAACCGGGTCAAGGAGCACATCCCGGAGATGCTGTCCATCTGGGAGAGAAGTTCCCAGCTGGTGAAGATAAAGATCGTGGAGGCCCTGGGCAGTATTGGTGGGCAGACGGCATTCAGGTCTCTTCTGGACATTCTCGACTATGGCGATCCGGAAATCCAGGATGCAGCGGAAAGAGCGCTGGATAAACTTCAGGAACAAGGTACGGAGCAGGGGCAAGAATGA
- a CDS encoding chemotaxis protein CheW, producing MKTPEQYFQEQVFDSDALLDQKEVSDQEQAFIQKYLGELAENLPDVGPQARQTHAFPPPAKEESVDAGDDEQTFEGGREEKYGAAGLSEDLRRRQEVQLVSFFMGQQEYALPIDAVQEVIKYIQPSRLPTAPAHVEGVINLRRKITPVVDLPGFMRIKKSDRDEHRFMVVCRHSGFQVALLVERIATMYRISDSDIEWNVDSALGGGSGVVEALIKNRERIISVLSIEKIVQHLLGDHKDL from the coding sequence ATGAAAACTCCAGAACAGTACTTTCAGGAGCAGGTGTTTGACTCTGATGCCCTCCTGGATCAAAAAGAGGTTTCGGACCAGGAACAGGCGTTTATCCAGAAATACCTCGGAGAACTCGCCGAAAATCTTCCTGACGTGGGTCCCCAGGCCAGGCAGACTCATGCTTTTCCTCCCCCGGCAAAAGAAGAAAGCGTGGATGCAGGAGATGATGAGCAGACGTTTGAGGGGGGCCGGGAGGAAAAATACGGGGCTGCAGGCCTCTCAGAGGACCTGCGCCGGCGTCAGGAAGTGCAGTTAGTGAGTTTTTTCATGGGGCAACAGGAGTATGCCCTGCCCATAGATGCGGTCCAGGAGGTGATCAAGTATATCCAGCCCTCCAGGCTGCCCACGGCCCCGGCGCATGTGGAAGGAGTGATAAACCTGCGCCGCAAGATCACCCCGGTGGTGGATCTGCCGGGTTTTATGCGTATAAAAAAGTCTGACAGAGATGAACACAGGTTCATGGTGGTCTGCAGGCACTCAGGGTTCCAGGTTGCTCTTTTGGTGGAGCGTATTGCTACTATGTACCGCATATCCGACAGTGATATCGAGTGGAACGTGGACAGTGCCCTGGGTGGCGGTTCAGGTGTGGTGGAGGCTTTGATCAAGAATAGAGAGAGGATTATCTCCGTACTGAGCATTGAAAAGATAGTCCAGCATCTGCTGGGGGACCATAAAGACCTATAA
- a CDS encoding response regulator has product MAKHILMVDDSKTVRNLIAFIVKKEGFHVTTAEDGLDALEKLYAASNVDLIITDINMPRMDGFTFVQNLREQEAFRDVPVIILSTEGQEKDKEQGLSLGANLYMVKPAQPEWLLKNVKMLLG; this is encoded by the coding sequence ATGGCCAAACATATTCTCATGGTGGATGATTCCAAGACAGTGCGAAACCTCATTGCCTTTATCGTCAAGAAGGAGGGGTTTCATGTGACCACTGCCGAAGACGGCCTGGACGCCCTGGAAAAGCTTTATGCCGCCTCAAACGTTGACCTGATAATAACGGACATCAACATGCCCCGCATGGACGGTTTTACCTTCGTGCAGAACCTGAGAGAGCAGGAGGCATTCCGGGATGTGCCCGTAATCATTTTGTCCACGGAAGGGCAGGAAAAGGATAAGGAGCAGGGTCTCAGCCTGGGGGCCAATCTGTACATGGTCAAGCCGGCCCAGCCGGAATGGCTTTTGAAAAATGTAAAGATGCTTCTGGGGTAA
- a CDS encoding UDP-glucose dehydrogenase family protein, with protein MDICIVGTGYVGLVSAACFAEMGNNVYCVDVNPDVVETLNQGRVHIFEPGLEELVRRNRDQGRLHFTPDIREGLDNSLFVFICVGTPPGEDGRADLGFVRQVARDVGRSMQEYKIVVDKSTVPVGTADMVRELIQSELDSRGLELEFDVVSNPEFLKEGDAVSDFMKPDRVIVGTDNIRTAELLRVLYSPFARSREKMMVMGVRSAEMTKYAANCMLATKISFINEIANICEKVGADIGDVRRGIGSDHRIGYHFIYPGVGFGGSCFPKDVSALISTAHEQEYTPSLLRAVEDVNRSQKKVLARKVQEYFSELGGVQGKTLAMWGLAFKANTDDVREAPALEIIKELTASGMQIKAYDPQAGENAARVLQDNPGVEVVKDQYSVLQGAHALAVVTEWNQFRNPDLKRIKSELEIPVIFDGRNLYPPRMLEEMGFSYFCMGRQPVLNSLAGKAEGQSLIS; from the coding sequence ATGGATATATGCATAGTGGGTACGGGGTATGTCGGCCTGGTGAGTGCGGCCTGCTTTGCGGAGATGGGCAACAACGTGTATTGCGTGGATGTAAATCCGGATGTGGTTGAGACCCTGAACCAGGGCCGGGTGCATATATTCGAGCCCGGTCTTGAAGAGCTGGTGCGCAGGAACAGGGACCAGGGCCGGCTTCATTTTACCCCGGATATTCGCGAAGGCCTGGATAACAGCCTGTTTGTTTTCATCTGCGTGGGCACTCCCCCCGGGGAAGACGGCCGGGCGGATCTTGGTTTTGTCCGCCAGGTGGCCAGGGATGTGGGACGCAGCATGCAGGAGTATAAAATAGTGGTGGACAAGTCCACGGTGCCTGTGGGTACTGCGGACATGGTGCGTGAACTTATTCAGTCTGAGCTGGACAGCAGGGGGTTGGAACTGGAATTCGACGTGGTTTCCAACCCGGAGTTTCTCAAGGAAGGTGACGCGGTTTCCGATTTCATGAAGCCCGACAGAGTTATCGTGGGTACAGACAATATCCGGACAGCGGAACTCTTAAGAGTGCTTTACTCGCCCTTTGCCCGCAGCCGGGAAAAGATGATGGTCATGGGGGTCCGCAGCGCCGAGATGACCAAGTATGCCGCCAACTGCATGCTGGCCACCAAAATTTCCTTCATCAACGAGATAGCCAACATATGTGAAAAGGTGGGGGCTGACATAGGCGATGTGCGCAGGGGGATAGGCTCAGACCACCGCATAGGGTATCACTTTATTTATCCGGGGGTGGGTTTTGGCGGTTCATGTTTTCCCAAGGATGTCTCGGCCCTTATCAGTACCGCCCATGAACAGGAATACACCCCCAGCCTGCTCAGGGCAGTTGAGGATGTCAACCGTTCTCAGAAGAAGGTGCTGGCCCGCAAGGTGCAGGAATACTTTTCGGAACTGGGAGGAGTACAGGGCAAAACCCTGGCCATGTGGGGGCTGGCCTTCAAGGCCAATACCGACGACGTGCGCGAGGCCCCGGCCCTGGAAATTATAAAGGAACTCACAGCCAGTGGCATGCAGATAAAGGCATATGATCCTCAGGCGGGTGAGAATGCCGCCCGGGTGCTGCAGGACAATCCGGGGGTGGAGGTGGTTAAGGACCAGTACAGTGTGCTCCAGGGGGCTCACGCACTTGCAGTGGTCACGGAATGGAACCAGTTCAGAAACCCGGACCTAAAGCGCATAAAATCCGAACTTGAGATCCCGGTGATATTTGACGGGCGCAACCTTTATCCTCCACGGATGCTGGAGGAGATGGGATTTTCCTATTTCTGCATGGGCAGACAACCGGTTTTAAACAGTCTGGCTGGTAAAGCAGAAGGCCAGTCTTTAATCTCTTGA